One Sulfurimonas sp. genomic window carries:
- the aroB gene encoding 3-dehydroquinate synthase — MQVHIPLKKVVDDSYDITIDTLPKLHFDTKVAVVTNHTVSKLHLDYLLSKISAKELHIVELKDGEEYKNQESIDTILDSLFEHRFNRKSLLVAFGGGVIGDMTGYAASIYQRGIDFIQIPTTLLSQVDASVGGKTGFNNKYGKNLVGAFHQPKAVYIDPYFLATLPQREFGAGVAEIVKMAVTFNKDFFEILEEADLANQEVLREVIRHAVQTKADVVSQDEKEQGIRAALNYGHTFGHVIENETAYKEFLHGEAVAIGMVMANEMAVKMNLMNQKEADRVKSLLEKYHLPTTYTITDVKKFYEAFFLDKKSSDASITFILPLGIGDVVITDNVDIGTIMCVLNKFGKQ, encoded by the coding sequence ATGCAAGTACACATTCCTCTAAAAAAAGTCGTTGACGACTCTTATGATATCACAATCGATACGCTTCCAAAACTGCACTTTGATACAAAAGTGGCGGTTGTTACAAACCACACTGTCTCTAAGCTTCATTTAGATTATCTTCTTAGTAAAATCAGCGCAAAAGAGTTGCATATTGTAGAGTTAAAAGACGGCGAAGAGTATAAAAATCAAGAGAGTATTGATACGATTTTAGACTCTCTTTTTGAACATCGCTTTAACAGAAAATCTCTTTTAGTTGCTTTTGGCGGAGGAGTTATAGGCGATATGACGGGATATGCGGCTAGTATCTATCAAAGAGGAATAGATTTTATCCAAATTCCGACAACGCTTCTCTCTCAGGTTGACGCAAGCGTGGGCGGAAAAACCGGATTCAACAACAAATACGGAAAAAACCTCGTAGGCGCATTTCATCAACCCAAAGCAGTCTATATCGACCCATATTTTTTAGCTACGCTTCCGCAAAGAGAGTTTGGTGCAGGAGTTGCCGAGATAGTTAAAATGGCGGTAACTTTTAACAAAGATTTTTTTGAGATTTTAGAAGAAGCGGACTTGGCAAATCAAGAAGTATTGAGAGAAGTTATAAGACATGCAGTTCAAACCAAAGCAGATGTCGTATCTCAGGACGAGAAAGAGCAGGGCATTAGAGCCGCTCTAAATTATGGACATACTTTTGGACATGTTATAGAAAACGAGACTGCATACAAAGAGTTTCTGCACGGTGAAGCCGTTGCAATCGGAATGGTTATGGCAAACGAGATGGCTGTAAAGATGAATCTTATGAACCAAAAAGAAGCCGATAGGGTTAAATCGCTTTTAGAAAAATACCATTTGCCGACAACCTACACTATAACCGATGTTAAGAAATTTTACGAAGCTTTCTTTTTGGATAAAAAGAGTTCCGATGCCTCAATTACATTTATTCTTCCTCTTGGAATCGGAGATGTCGTCATTACGGACAATGTAGATATCGGAACTATTATGTGTGTTTTAAATAAATTTGGAAAGCAATAA
- a CDS encoding lytic transglycosylase domain-containing protein: MRRVLWLLMLLAVGAHAAANIWIRAGEAYGIEPRLLYAISKVESNLRPLVISVNYKKLTKSQEDKLCFMLENRNISYNIYSKVIEIDSKNIAEAKGVVDFLDHNRYPSFDIGLMQINNMHKETLAGMKIPLHELLNESTNLSVAANILWECYKKHRSSDKAINAYNGSSVGNSYYTKVSAELRKLLLLHENGSKRLFYRII; encoded by the coding sequence ATGAGAAGAGTTCTGTGGTTGTTGATGTTATTGGCGGTCGGTGCGCATGCTGCCGCAAATATATGGATTCGTGCAGGTGAAGCCTACGGAATCGAACCCAGACTGCTCTATGCTATTTCAAAGGTTGAGAGCAATCTTCGTCCGCTCGTTATTTCCGTCAACTACAAAAAATTAACCAAATCACAGGAAGATAAGCTCTGTTTTATGCTTGAAAATAGAAATATTTCCTATAATATATATTCAAAAGTAATTGAAATTGACAGCAAAAATATTGCTGAAGCAAAAGGGGTTGTCGATTTTTTAGATCACAACCGCTACCCAAGCTTCGATATCGGGCTAATGCAGATAAACAATATGCATAAAGAGACACTTGCGGGGATGAAGATACCGCTTCATGAACTTTTAAATGAAAGTACAAACCTAAGCGTTGCCGCGAATATTTTATGGGAGTGTTATAAAAAACATCGTTCCAGCGACAAAGCTATTAACGCTTATAACGGTTCTTCAGTCGGAAATTCATACTATACAAAAGTATCTGCAGAGTTGCGAAAACTTCTTCTTCTGCATGAAAACGGTTCAAAACGCCTTTTTTATCGCATAATCTGA
- a CDS encoding TrkA C-terminal domain-containing protein, whose translation MKKILIIGDGETAGHFINRVMDTYTSENVYYVVQTKSEKNKNINLPRFKFYEFDPTSLYRLSNLLKMEFAQAIIAMDNQADVEHTIKNIRSIKKQLRIIVLNKWNLTNEDANVVLINTNEILSSRLIDYLPNVPVIAQNVGLGEGEIMEVLVPFGSSFVYKHIGVIEQKDWRIVAIYRNRKLIMPNRRRMIQPNDLLLLIGEPAVLKSVYKAIKRELGQFPEPFGSNIYLYLDMNLLNLKTVEKLVKRSIFVHKKFGHTLIIKIVNPSDIDVIWKIKEYRDESVIIDINYDTDNQKASFFNDIKFYHVGLVIVSNEIFNDYVMRTTLYEAQIPVLKLTKKELSSVKDASIILGNNRDLEKISSIIFDIAEQMNLNIELYNYLNEHQEAKEQVIEHYYNLATIFSKSIKIIKESENPIKKLKKKDNFIQILPFTKKLTNRKVFSLLTTDSELLYHKLEDNHQIFIPVQI comes from the coding sequence ATGAAAAAAATATTGATTATCGGCGACGGCGAAACAGCAGGGCATTTTATAAACAGAGTAATGGATACATACACCAGTGAAAATGTTTACTATGTCGTTCAAACCAAGTCCGAAAAAAATAAAAATATAAATTTACCGCGATTTAAGTTTTATGAGTTTGATCCTACCAGCTTATACAGACTCTCAAATCTGCTAAAAATGGAGTTTGCCCAAGCTATTATAGCTATGGATAATCAAGCCGATGTTGAACATACGATAAAAAATATCAGAAGTATAAAAAAGCAGCTTCGTATTATTGTTTTAAACAAATGGAACTTGACAAACGAGGATGCAAATGTCGTTTTAATAAATACAAACGAGATTTTATCCTCAAGGCTAATCGACTATTTGCCTAATGTTCCCGTAATCGCCCAAAATGTCGGGCTAGGCGAGGGTGAAATCATGGAAGTATTAGTTCCGTTTGGAAGTTCATTCGTTTACAAGCACATCGGCGTTATTGAACAAAAAGATTGGCGCATCGTTGCGATATATAGAAATAGAAAGCTTATTATGCCAAACCGCCGCAGAATGATTCAGCCAAACGATCTCTTGCTTCTAATCGGCGAACCTGCCGTGCTTAAGTCCGTTTATAAAGCAATCAAAAGAGAGTTGGGGCAATTCCCAGAACCTTTTGGCTCAAATATTTATCTCTATCTTGATATGAATTTGTTAAACCTAAAAACGGTTGAAAAGCTTGTCAAGAGATCTATCTTCGTGCATAAAAAGTTTGGACATACGCTCATTATAAAAATTGTCAATCCAAGCGATATCGATGTTATTTGGAAAATAAAAGAGTATAGAGATGAGAGTGTAATTATTGATATAAACTATGACACTGACAATCAAAAAGCAAGTTTTTTTAATGATATAAAATTTTATCATGTAGGTTTGGTAATCGTTTCAAATGAAATATTTAACGATTATGTTATGCGAACAACGCTTTATGAAGCGCAAATACCTGTTTTAAAATTAACAAAAAAAGAGCTATCAAGTGTAAAAGATGCCTCAATAATTTTGGGAAATAATCGTGATTTGGAGAAAATTTCATCAATAATATTTGATATTGCAGAACAAATGAATCTAAACATAGAGCTTTACAACTACTTAAATGAGCATCAAGAAGCAAAAGAGCAAGTAATAGAACACTACTATAATCTTGCTACAATTTTTTCAAAAAGTATTAAAATCATTAAAGAGAGTGAAAATCCAATCAAAAAGCTTAAAAAGAAAGATAATTTTATTCAGATTTTACCTTTTACAAAAAAACTGACAAATAGAAAAGTGTTCTCTCTTTTAACAACAGACAGTGAACTGCTTTATCATAAACTTGAGGATAATCATCAAATTTTTATACCTGTGCAGATATAG